In Microbacterium foliorum, the following proteins share a genomic window:
- a CDS encoding aspartate-semialdehyde dehydrogenase, with product MTRISDSGLSVAIVGATGQVGTVMREILIERSFPIRELRLFSSSRSAGTAIEFGGATVIVEDVETADARGIDIALFSAGATASRAYAPRFAEAGAVVVDNSSAWRNDPEVPLVVSEVNPHAIDDRPRGIIANPNCTTMAAMPALKALDAEAGLERLIVSTYQAVSGSGLAGAQELLGQVEGVLAQGDTLRLVHDGSSIDFPQPEKYVAPIAFDVIPFAGNLVDDGQNETDEEKKLRNESRKILELPDLRVAGTCVRVPVFTGHSLSINVEFARDITPERATEVLSAAPGVVLDEVPTPLQAAGKDPSFVGRIRADQSAPENKGLVLFISNDNLRKGAALNAVQIAEILAERLVAIA from the coding sequence ATGACCCGCATCTCCGACTCAGGACTCTCCGTCGCCATCGTCGGCGCCACCGGCCAGGTGGGCACCGTGATGCGAGAGATCCTCATCGAGCGATCCTTCCCGATCCGCGAGCTGCGCCTGTTCTCGTCGTCGCGCTCCGCGGGCACGGCCATCGAGTTCGGAGGAGCGACGGTCATCGTCGAAGACGTCGAGACCGCGGATGCCCGGGGCATCGACATCGCCCTCTTCTCGGCCGGTGCGACCGCCAGCCGCGCCTACGCTCCTCGTTTCGCCGAGGCCGGAGCCGTCGTCGTCGACAACTCCAGCGCCTGGCGCAATGACCCCGAGGTTCCGCTCGTGGTCAGCGAGGTCAACCCGCATGCGATCGACGACCGCCCTCGCGGCATCATCGCCAACCCGAACTGCACCACGATGGCCGCCATGCCGGCGCTGAAGGCTCTGGATGCCGAGGCGGGCCTCGAACGGCTCATCGTCTCGACGTACCAGGCCGTCTCCGGTTCCGGCCTCGCCGGTGCGCAGGAGCTTCTCGGCCAGGTCGAGGGCGTGCTCGCCCAGGGCGACACGCTGCGTCTCGTGCACGACGGCTCGTCGATCGACTTCCCCCAGCCCGAGAAGTACGTCGCGCCGATCGCATTCGATGTCATCCCGTTCGCGGGCAACCTCGTCGACGACGGCCAGAACGAGACCGATGAGGAGAAGAAGCTCCGCAACGAGAGCCGCAAGATCCTCGAGCTGCCCGACCTCCGCGTCGCGGGCACCTGCGTGCGTGTGCCGGTCTTCACGGGTCACTCGCTCTCGATCAACGTCGAGTTCGCCCGAGACATCACTCCCGAGCGCGCGACCGAGGTGCTCTCCGCGGCTCCCGGCGTCGTTCTCGATGAGGTGCCCACCCCGCTGCAGGCGGCGGGCAAGGATCCGAGCTTCGTCGGTCGCATCCGCGCAGATCAGTCCGCGCCCGAGAACAAGGGCCTCGTGCTGTTCATCAGCAACGACAACCTGCGCAAGGGCGCGGCGCTGAATGCCGTGCAGATCGCCGAGATCCTCGCCGAGCGCCTGGTGGCCATAGCCTGA